The sequence below is a genomic window from Corallococcus silvisoli.
GCCGTACGCGTCGTACTGGTACTGCGTGACGTGGGAGTCGCCATAGACACCATAGGCATACGCGTCCGTCTGGACGCGCGTCTTCTGCACCAGCGTGACGCGCTGGCTCGTGGCCGTGGCGCCCTTCGCCGTGCTGACGGCGGAGTAGTCCGTCCGGCTGGAGGACAGCAGCGTGTCCGTCTTGCCCTTGGGGCACAGCGGATCCTTGGACACCGTGGCGTCGCACCGCGTCTGGAGGACGGACGGCGTGCCGGTGTACGGGAAGGACTGGTTGTACGTGGTGACCAGCACCTGGCCGTCCTGCGCGTCATGCTTCGTCACCTGCTGGAAGCCGAGCCAGCCGCGCCCCTGCCGGTCGATGAGGGCCCGCGCGTACTGGTACGTGTCCGTGTACGCGTACGCGGCGCCGCCGGGCAGCGCGTTGTGCATCACCGTCTTCGCCACCAGCTGCATCACTCCGCCGCCCACCACCTGGAAGGGCATCTGCGCGGGGGCGCCCTGGAAGACGTAGGCCAGCGCGTCGGAGCTGGGATAGGTGGGGGCCGCCGTGCTCGCGTTCGCCGTGTAGACGGACGGGTCGGACATGGGGACGTAGGTGATGTCCACCTGCCCGCCCAGGCCGTCCACCACGCTGCTCACCAGGTCCGGCGTGGGGCCCTGGGCGATGAAGTTCGTGAAGGAGAGGCCCGAGCCGTTCGGCCAGCCCTGCACCAGGTCCACGAGCCCGTCGCCGTCCACGTCCATGGGGTACGTGGTGGCCACGTTCGCGGCGCTCAGCGCCGTCTGGGTGTCCGTGCCTGAGTCAAAGCCCGCGCCGGTGTTGCGGTAGACGAGCAGGTCCAGCGTCCCGCCGTTGTTCCACGCCTGCACCAGGTCCGTGCGGCCGTCGCCATTCACATCCATGGGCCAGAACGCGGAGAGGTCCGTGGCGGAGCGGCCGGTGTTGGTGGAGCCACCGTCCACGAAGTGCCCGTCCCCGGTGGAGACGAAGGCCTGGAGGTTCAGCGTCCCCTGCGACACCCAGCCCTGCACCAGGTCCATCACCCCGTCCGCGTTCACGTCCACGGGCCACACCGCGAGCGCCCCGGCACGGCCGCTCCCGAAGGACGAATCCACGCCGCTCCCGAACGTCTGGCCATTGGAGAGATACGCGGTGAGCTGGGTGGCGCCCGACGCGGACTGCCACGCCTGCACCAGGTCCACCTGCCCGTCCGCGTTCACGTCCATGGGCCACCACCGCGCCCCCGCCTGCCCGCCCAGCGTCGTGCTCGGCCCCGCGGTGAAGCCCTGGCCGTTGCTCAGGAGCGTCTGGAAGCCCATCTGCCCGGACGCGGCCGACGCCAGCACCAGGTCCGTGCGGCCATCGCCATTCACGTCCATGGGGTACGCCTGGGCGTAGCTGCTGCTCGTGCCCGGGGCGCTGGCGTTGGTGGCGGTGAAGCCACAGGACGTCGCGTTGGACAGGTACGTCGTCACCTGGAGCGCGCCGCCCTGGCTCCACAGCTGCACCAGGTCCACGCGACCGTCGCCGTTGACGTCCATGGGCAGCAGCCGCTGCTGGCTTCCCGCCGCGATGGACGTGGGGGTCGCGCACGCGGTGAAGCCCGTGCCCGTGGACAGGTACACGTACGCCTTCATCGACTGGCCATTGGACAGGTAGAGCAGGTCCGCCTTCCCGTCGCCGTTGACGTCCCCGGGCAGCAGCGCCGTGAAGCCCTGGGGCACCTGGAGCTTCGGATCGCTCGGCGTGAAGGCCACGGCGGAGGCCCCCTGGAACTGGAAGGACGTCGCGGGCAGACAGGGCGCCGACGCGCCGGTGCCCGCGCACACGCGGGCGCTCGTCACGCGGCTGCGGCCGGTGGACGGGCCGGTGCCGTAGGTGAGCCGGTAGTCCTTCACCGCGGTGTCATTCACATACGTCGTGACGTTGGACAGGAGCGCGCGCGTGAGGATGGGCGAGCCGCCCACGTAGCGGCTCGACACGTCGCCGCGCGCCACGTACGAGAAGCGCACGGAGCGGTTCGCGGCCACCGCGGGGACCACCGTCGCGTTGGCCGTGTAGTCGATGCGCACCGGGTAGAACTGGCCGTCCGCGGCGCTCGTGCTGGAGATGGGCGCCTGCGAATAGCTGACGTTCAGCGTGTTGCCGTTCAGGTCCTTCACCTGGGTGAGCGCCCAGACGCGCGCTTCGGCACGGCCCACGGCGAGGACGCGGCTGTCGGTGCTCGCGCCGTAGGTCCACTGCTGCCCCTGCGCGGTGGTGACGGTGAAGGAGCAGGGGCCGGAGCCGCACTGCTGCTGCGACGCCTGCACCTGACGCCACGTCTCCAGCTCCGTGCGGTAGACGGAGGCCGGGGCCCCGTAGGCGCCGGTGACGTTGATGAGGCGATGGCCGTCCAGACAGAAGCGGTCCTGCGCGTCGTAGCCGATGCTGCCGCGCACGCCGTCCACGGCGAAGGTCTGCTTGCAGCGGGAGATGGCGGACAGCCCCTGGAGCTGCCACCCCATCCCCACGGTGCCGTCGCCGGACATGCTGCCGTAGACGAGCGACAGGCTCGGATCCAACCCCTGGATGCCGGACGGCACGTCGATGGCGACGGAGTACTGCGCGTCACCGTTGGCGCCCGGCGTGAACCGGCCCGGGAGCATGCCCACCGGCGCGGCGGCGCCGTCCATTGGGAGCGCGACGGCACTCAGGGTTTGGGGCTCCACGCGCTTGGGAGCCACGGAGGTACATCTCAAGGAGACGAGGACCAGCAGCGCGAGCATCAGCGCGCCCAGTCGTCCCGGGGAGGCGAGGTTCGGTGGGGTGTCTTTGGACATGGAGGCTCCAGCACGCGCGGGGCCACCGCGCGCGTCGGGTCGACAAGGGAGGGAGGCGGGAAAGACACGAGGCCCCGGAGAGCGGGTGCGCTCCAGGGCCTCGGGGCGGGCTTCGGTGTGAGGTGGACTAGGAGTTGGAGACGAGCTGCGAAGGCACCCAGACCGGCCCCACGGGCGGGTTGTAGTTGCCCTGCGCGTAGAACAGCCCGGGCGAGCTGGTGGCGTAGCAGGACACGTCCAGGTCCGCGCCGCTGCCCTCGTCACTCCAGATGAGCGAGCCGATGAGCCCCTGCTTCACGAGGTCGAACCGGATGCAGCGCAGGTTGGGGATGTAGGGCGAGTTGTAGCCCGTCTGCGACACCGCCCCGAGCGCCACGTAGCCCTGGGGCGCGATGGGCATCCAGAGCGAGCCGTCCATGTCCGCGCCGCTGCCCTGGTCGGTCCAGATGAGCGCATAGCCGGTGGGCGCCGCGAGCGCGGGGTTCGTCGGATCATCGTTCTGCACGGACACGGTGAGGACGGAGCCGGAGGGCGGGTTGTAGTTGCCCTGGGCGTAGTCCCCCAGCAGGAACGTGGTGTCACCGGACACGACGCCCCGGTAGAAACAGCCGTCCAGGTCCGCGCCTGAGCCCTTGTCGCTGTACATGAGCTGGAACTGGTTGACGGTGCCAAAGGTGAGGATCGGCGGGCCACTCATGGGGGTGCTCTCTTTCGATGGAGGCGGCGGGAGGTGCGTGGGTCCTCCGGCGCCGCGGGCCGGGGACGCACCCTCCTTGAGCAACCGCGATGCCACCGGCCCTCCCCGTGTGCTTTCCAGCGGTTGGCCCGTCCACGCGGGCCCCCGACCCGGATTCACGCGTGAACGCGCGCCGTCCTCGCGTGAATTCACGCGTCGACGCACGCACGCCCGGGGCGCGTGAAGCCGCGTCCCCCCGCCCTCAGCCGGGCAGCACCCGGGAGAGGAGCGCGAGCCCCGGCGCTTCCAGGGGCACGCGGCCCCGCAGCGCGGAGAACAGCGACCACCCGTGGTCGGACAGGAGCACCACGGCCGCGTCCGCCGCGACGCACAGGCCCATGAAGCCCACGGAGCCGCCCATCGCGGACGAGCGCCACACCACGTCGTGTCCGCGCACCCGGGAGACGTTCCACCCCAGGCCCCGCTGCCACGGCCCGGCCTTCACGCGGGGCGCCTGCATGCGGGACAGGGCCCGCGTGAAGAAGGGCTCCCCCCGCCCGAGGCTCGCTTCGAGGAAGCGCAGCACGTCCCCCACGGTGGCGTGCAGCGCCCCCGCCCCGGGGAGCGCCGGGAAGGTCCAGGGCGGCACGGGCTTGCCTCGCGCGGTGTGGCCGGACAACAGGCGCGGCGCCTGCTCGTCGGTGACGCGCGCCGTGGTGTCCGCGAGGCCCAGGGGCTTGCAGAGCAGGTCCCGCATCGCGTGCCCGTAGTTCAACACCGCGCGCCGGGAGAGCGCGTGGCCGAGCACGCCCATGCCCAGGAAGGACTCGGAGGACGGGTGCGGCGGCGGACGCTGGGGGTGGTAGCCCCGAAGGAACTCGCCGAACAGGCCCGCGGAGTAGTGGCCGAACGGGTCGTCCGGATTCTGGGGGGCCGCGTCCAGGTTGGGGGGCAGGTTGGGCAGGCCCGCGGTGTGCGTCGCCAGCTGCTCCAGGGTGATGGCGCGCGCGACCTCGTCGCTCAGCAACGACGCGGGGATCAACCGCCCCAGGGGCTCGTCGAGCCGCACGTCGCCCCGCTCCACCATCACCGACAGCAGCGCCGCGGTGAAGACCTCCGTGAGCGACCCCAGGGAGAAGATCGCCTCCGTGGACGGAGGGGGCCCCTTGTGGCGAAGGCCTTCGACGTGCGTCGTCCCTTGCCAGCTCATGGCCGCGCACACGGAGGCAGTGGGGTAGCCGCGCAGGTAGCGCCGCAGCTCCGCGTGGAGGAGATCCGAAGGGTTCGGCATGGGCTGGGGCTTTACGGGTCCCCTGCCCCGGGTGGCAAGCCCCCTGGAGGCCGGCGTGTCAGACGTCACCGTGAGGGGGCGTCGGAGACAGGAAGCCCTCCAGCTCCAGACATGCAGCCCGTGGTCGCGTGCTCACGCCTCCACCGTGGCCGTGTCAGGTCCCCTGTGTCCCGGCGTCAGCGAGGGCCCTGCCGTTCCACTCGCAATGACGAAAGGTGCCTGGATGCCCATCCCCCTTGTCGTGGTGGAGTCGTTCCGCGAAACCCGGAGGTCGCGATGAGCCCTTCGCGCGAGGCGACGGCGATCCTCTTCGGGCGCAACCCGCACCAGCCAGACCCCTTCGACGTGGAGGCCGACGCGGCGGAGGCCCTGGGTGTGGACACGTATCAGGCGGACCTCTCCGCCCTGCTGTCCAGGGACGCCGAGCGGGCGCTCAGCGGGGTGCCGGAGCGAGGGCGGCTGCGGCTGCTGTACCGGGGCTGGATGCTCACGGAGGAGGAGTACGGAGCGCTCGACGAAGCGGTGGCGGCGCTGGGGCACCGGCTGATGACGACGCCAGAGCAGTACGCCGCCGCGCACTACCTGCCCCGCTGGTATCCGCGCCTCGCCCGCTACACCGCGCGCTCCGTCTGGACGGAGGGGACGGACGTGGCGGAGGCGTGGCATGCGGCGCGGCGGCTCGGGCCGTCGCCGTGGATCGTGAAGGACCACGTGAAGTCCGCGAAGGAGCGCTGGGCGGAGGCGTGCTTCGTGCCCGCGGACGCCACGCGCGAGGACTTCGAGCGCGTCTGCCTGAACCTGCTCGACGCGCGAGGCGACCGCTTCGAGCGCGGCTTCGTGGTGCGCCGCTTCCTGCCGCTCAAGGTCTACGGGCGCACGCCCGAGGGGCCCGCGCACCTGGAGTTCCGGCTGTTCTTCGGCCGGGGCCGGCTGCTCGCGGCGGAGCCGTACCACGAGTTCGACGTGGAGGTGCCTGACTTCTCCGCCTTCGCGCCGCTGGGCCAGCGCATCGCGTCTCCGTTCTTCACGCTGGACGTCGCGATGCTGGAGGACGGGGGCTGGGCGGTGGTGGAGGTGAATGACGGCGGCGTCTCCGGCCTGCCGCCGGGGCTCGATCCCCGCGACCTCTTCGCCGCGCTGCTCGGCATCCGGTAGCCTGGAAGGCAGGTCCCGCCGCTGGAGGACCGGTGTTAGCGTCCACGGCCATGATGGACACCGCTCCCCGGCGACGGGGTTTGCTCCCGCGCCTCGCCGCCCTCCTGCTGCTCGGACTCGCCGCGTGCGGCGGCTGTCAGCGGACGGATGCCGAGCGCGCCGCGAAGGAGCGCGCGGAGATCGACCAGCGCATGCGCGACTCGGTCGCGCTCGTGCCCTACCGCGCGCTCAAGCTCACCCTGCGCGCGGACGGCGACCCGAAGGCCCCGGAGGAGGTCGCGCTGCTGTGGAAGGCCCTGGCCGAGACGCGCGCCCTGCCGGACAAGCCCCTCACGGACGAGGCGACGCGCGCGGCGGCCCGCACGTACCTGGACCTGGGCATCGCCTTCTATAAGGCGCGCAAGGCGCTCCAGACGCGCGACGAGGACGAATTTCCCCTGCTGTGGTCCCGGTGGGCCCCCACCTCCACGCCCCCCACGGCCTATGACGCGGGCCAGGAGCACGCCCTCTTCGCGGCCCTCTGGCTGCTGCTGGACGCCGCCGAGCGCTCCGACCGCGTCCCCGCCACGGAGCTCGTCTTCTACGAGCTGTCGCGCGCCACGCCCGCGCCCACCTGGCCCCCGTCCATGCGCGTCGCGGTGCGCGCGAACCGGGGGCTCTCCTTCTGCCTCGGCGGCTACCACTACGCCGCCGAGGAGGAGCTGACCGCCTTCCTCACCGAAGCCGAGCAGCTCCCCCCGGACGAATTCCCCGCCCTGCGGGACACCACGCCGGCGCAGTCACGCGAGGCGGCGCTCGCCGCGGGACACTTCCTGCGCGCGTGGAACCGCATGGGCCTGAAGCGTGAACGCGCCGCGGAGGACGACATCGAGCAGGGCCTGCGCTCACTCCAGGCGCTGGGGGTGGAGAACGAGCTGACGTGGTGGGGCTGGGCCCTCATCCACACCCGGCGCGGACGCTACGAGGACGCCGCGGCGTCGCTCGACCGGCTCGCCGCCAGCCCCTTCCTGCAAGAGACGGAGCAGCGCGAGGTGCACGACAGCGCGGAGGCCTTGCGCAAGCACGGCGACAGCCTGCCGCTGTTCCAGCAGACGCGCGCGGGCCTGCTCCTGGGAAGGGCCCTGCTGGCGCGCGCGGGAGGCCTGGAGCACGTGCTCACCGTGGTGCTCGGCCCCGAGCGGGCGAAGCAGCTCTACGCCCCGCTGCGCTGGATGGACCGCGTGCGGCAGGGCACCGCGAAGCTCTCTCCGGAGCAGGTGGCCCAGGGCGCGGGCGAAACGCTCGACCGCGCCCGGGAGGCGGGGAGCCGTGGCTGGAAGGCCCTCCAGCAGCGCCTGGACGACGCGGTCCCGGACAAGGCCACGGCCCAGGACGGCCCCCCATGAGTCGCCCACGCGGCGCCTCGCAGGGCTGAGTAATCCAGGATATCTTTTCTATCAAACTTGTCCTGGAGGAGTCTGTGATGAAGCGTTTCCTGTTCGTGGCGATGGCCGTGCTGGGATTGCAGGCGGTGGCGTGCGGCGGCCCGATGGATGCGGGCGAGCCCGGCGCGGAGCCGCCGGCGGCCGACGTCACGGCGATGTCCGTCTGTTCAACGACGTGCCCCGGGGGCGCGACCCTCTCCTGCACGGGCAACGTGTGCAACGCGGTGCAGGGCCAGTCGGTCACCTGTGACGGCCAGCGCAGCGACTGTCCCACGCTCCAGACGGTGACGTTCTACTGCGAGGCGGGGAACACCACGCTGAGCTGCAGTGGCTACTCCGTCCAGACGCTGCCCCCGCAGGGCAACAAGATCTGCGGCGGCGTTTCGTGCGACGGAGCCTCGACCTGGTGCCCGGCCTTCACCGACGACCGCGAGTGCTTCTGAGTCAGGGCGTCGCCGCCTCGCCCAGCGCCTTCACGGGGTAGTGCCCCGGGGAGGCGCGGAAGCGGCGCTCCAGCTGGCCGGGCGCGAGCACGCCCCGCTCGAATAGCGCGAGCAGGAAGTCCTCGTAGGTGCCAGTCCGGGAGGAGCCGGCGCGCTTCAGCTCCTCGTAGAGCACGAAGGCCAGGACGTGGATGCCGTCATCGTGGTCCGCGAAGAACTCCGCGCCCGTGAGCGGCTGGCCGTCCCGCTTCCGCAGCAATCCCTCTCGCTCGCTGACGAAGACGTCGATGGCCTCCGCGCAGTCCTCCTCCGTCAGTCCGCGCGCCTCGGTGTAGCCGAACGCGGGGTCATGCTCGCGCACGAGCCGCTGGAAGTAGGGGTCCGCCTCCAGCGCCGACAGCCGCTCGTCGAGAACACCCGCGCGCACGAAGGGCGGGTGCAGCAGCTCATGCGCCGCCGTCTTCACCGTGACGTCCATGGGGTAGGTGGCGTCCGTGAGGAAGTTCCATCCCGTCACCCGGATGCCATGCGGCCGGGCGAACATGAGGACGTGCGCGTTCAGCGCGGCCACCTGGAGCTCCCGCCCCAGCACCTGCTCATCCCAGCCCACCACGTCATACGGGGCCACCTTCGCGGCCAGCCCCGCGATGGCCTGCTCCACCTTCGGCAGGTACTCCGCGCGCCAGATGCGCGCGAACCCGACGCGCTGGAGGAAGGCCAGCAACACGCCCAGGTCCTGCCGCACGTCCTCCATCTCCGCGAAGCCGTCCTCCTGGCCATACGTCGTGGCCAGGAAGGCCGCGCGCATCCTCCGCCACGCGGCGTCGTCCTCCACCGTCGCCGTCAGCCCGTCCACCGTCGTGGCCCCCGAGACCGAGAAGACGAGCGACAGGAAGGGGCCCACCATCTTCCCGCCCTGCTTCGCCATCCGCTCGGTGAGGTGCGCGAGCGCCGCCTGCTCCGGAGCGCCCAGCAGCGCGGAGAAGCGCTGGAACTCCGCCGGATAGTGGCGCGTGTAGAAGTCCTCGCCGCGCAGCAGGTTCAGCAGGCACAGGGCGTCATAGGCCTCCGACGGGCGGAGCACCCAGGGGGTGCGCCCCGCGTCCACGCGGTGCACCCCGGGCTCCCAGGGAGGAGGGACGGGCCGTGTGCCCGCGCAGGCGGACAGCATCAGGGCCGCCAACAGCGCCCCGGCACGGCGGAAGAGGATCCACGATTCCGAAGTCATGGTCGCCAGCGTGGACCGGGCCCGCGCTCGCGTCTTGGACGAAACCTACCGCCTGGAACGAGACGCAGGCCCCGCGAGCCGCCGGTACTCCGCCGGGGTCAGGTGCAGCCGGCGCCGAAACTCACGCGTCAGGTGGCTCTGGTCGCAGTAGCCCGCGTCGAGCGCGATGTCGCCGAGCGGCCGCTCCGTCTCGCGCAGCGCCCGGCCCGCCCGCTCCAGCCGCGAGCGCCGCAGGTACTCCGCGGGGCTGCACCGGTACGTCTGGCGGAACGCCCGGCCCAGCCGCAGGGGACTCACCCCCGCTTCCCGCGCCAGCGCCGCGAGCGTGGGCGGCGGCCCCCGGACCGCGTCGAGCCGCTCCTGGACGCGGCCCAGCCACGTCGGCGGGCCCCCTTCCTTGCGCGGCGCGGACGCGCGCACGGCCTCCGCCAGCAGCTCCAGCGACAACCCCTCGATGGCCAGCGCCGCCACGTCATCCGCGCGCCGGAACTCCTGGTAGACGCGCGCCCCCAACGTGGACAGCCGCACCGACGAAAGCTCCATCCGGGGATCCAACCCCGCGACGAGCGGACACCGCAC
It includes:
- a CDS encoding Vps62-related protein gives rise to the protein MSGPPILTFGTVNQFQLMYSDKGSGADLDGCFYRGVVSGDTTFLLGDYAQGNYNPPSGSVLTVSVQNDDPTNPALAAPTGYALIWTDQGSGADMDGSLWMPIAPQGYVALGAVSQTGYNSPYIPNLRCIRFDLVKQGLIGSLIWSDEGSGADLDVSCYATSSPGLFYAQGNYNPPVGPVWVPSQLVSNS
- a CDS encoding serine hydrolase domain-containing protein, whose translation is MPNPSDLLHAELRRYLRGYPTASVCAAMSWQGTTHVEGLRHKGPPPSTEAIFSLGSLTEVFTAALLSVMVERGDVRLDEPLGRLIPASLLSDEVARAITLEQLATHTAGLPNLPPNLDAAPQNPDDPFGHYSAGLFGEFLRGYHPQRPPPHPSSESFLGMGVLGHALSRRAVLNYGHAMRDLLCKPLGLADTTARVTDEQAPRLLSGHTARGKPVPPWTFPALPGAGALHATVGDVLRFLEASLGRGEPFFTRALSRMQAPRVKAGPWQRGLGWNVSRVRGHDVVWRSSAMGGSVGFMGLCVAADAAVVLLSDHGWSLFSALRGRVPLEAPGLALLSRVLPG
- a CDS encoding ATP-grasp domain-containing protein — translated: MSPSREATAILFGRNPHQPDPFDVEADAAEALGVDTYQADLSALLSRDAERALSGVPERGRLRLLYRGWMLTEEEYGALDEAVAALGHRLMTTPEQYAAAHYLPRWYPRLARYTARSVWTEGTDVAEAWHAARRLGPSPWIVKDHVKSAKERWAEACFVPADATREDFERVCLNLLDARGDRFERGFVVRRFLPLKVYGRTPEGPAHLEFRLFFGRGRLLAAEPYHEFDVEVPDFSAFAPLGQRIASPFFTLDVAMLEDGGWAVVEVNDGGVSGLPPGLDPRDLFAALLGIR
- a CDS encoding helix-turn-helix transcriptional regulator, which produces MSSAPVLDFGHYLGTPLQRVEVPGLVLTESTYAPGVRLPPHRHRHAGFRLTLEGGFTDVVEGRARECTPRSVAFQAPELAHAQHIRDVRTRTFNIDFSEAYWRVRCPLVAGLDPRMELSSVRLSTLGARVYQEFRRADDVAALAIEGLSLELLAEAVRASAPRKEGGPPTWLGRVQERLDAVRGPPPTLAALAREAGVSPLRLGRAFRQTYRCSPAEYLRRSRLERAGRALRETERPLGDIALDAGYCDQSHLTREFRRRLHLTPAEYRRLAGPASRSRR